cacaaaacaaggaAAAATGGTTCTCCAAAAATGAGCTGACAGGGATCTGATGAAAATAATATTGCTTCAGTTGAATTATATAAATATAGACTTATTACAGCTTGCTTACTTATATTCTGTAGGATTGTGTATAATAGCATCTGTAAAATACTTGACAGCCCTTTCCAAATCGCCACTGGCTGCATACTGGTTCCCCATGTCTGGAAAAAGTGTAAATATTACATACaaccataaataaataaataaaaagaaacccACACATAGGCcagcacaataataataataataataataataataataatattgtttattataactattctccatatttgaccaacattttaatctgttccctgttcaattttaaatattatgttgttttgtatttatgtgtcgctttggacaaaggcatctgctaaatccataaccataataataaatacatagaCTCTTAAACTGTAGACACATCTTCATAAAGCAATCAATAAAACCTCAGAAAATGTGTCATGTTTAAATGCTTCAGAAGAGCACATAATGAATGTGCAAAGTTCAGCTACACATCAAACTTGGAGTGAGCTGCTTCCTCCCTAACTCTATCCCCATTATCTTCAATGAATGATTGGAGTTAAGgacttcacagacacacaaagaggcagagagacttACATGCTAGTTCCATACTTCTTGCAATGAGATCGGCAACATTCCTCTCAGAGTCAACCTTTACTGGACTCTGTGTGGACAGTGGTATGACCTGGATgacccatgtacacacacaaaaatagctCCAGTCACTCAAGATGCACCTTGCGATTTTGaaagtgtcagagagagaacagcAACAATTAATCACTTAATTTATTATTTGTCAACTATGACATGGAGGGAGGGATTTGAAGACAAGACATTTGAAGACACCATCCTGGGCTTTGGAAAACAATGATGCAACATTTTATACCAAACATCTAATAGATTCATTgaggcaaaaaataaaataaagcaaATCTACAGATTAATtgactacacacacaagcattgcttgcagccaaccacacacacacacacacacctctttctgATGTGGTTTAGTGTTCTGTTGTTCAGTACAGTGTTTTTGGGAATCCTTTACAGAATCTGCGGTTTTCTTTGCCattttctccttcttctctttaGCTTTCTCCTGCTTACGTTTGGCAAAGGCCGCGGCGGCATTTGACACAAAACAGCTGCTCATGTCCAGATCcttagcacacacaaacacagacatgaggCGACATTGCTCATAAAAGGCACTGAACTTTTTATAATGCCTTTAGGCCCAGTCCTCGTCCCTCACCTCTAAGTCACTCTGCATACTCTCCTTCTCTTCGTCCTCATCACTGCTGGCATCCGAGTTGAATTGCCGagttttactttttacttcctTAATACTTACAGCTTCATTATAGTTTATagtctgaaaaacaaaagtgGATGCATGTGTAAGTACATTATGCCATTTTGACACACTTTATAAATGTTTCGTTATGCAGGCAAGGCAAGCAAGAGAAAATCAATCTCTTTACCTGTTCATCATTAGTTTTATTATAAATCTTTTTTTGAAgttgctttttctttttctgatgCTATCAAAAAAGACAGATGGCAGATCATGGCACAATATGGTAACTTATGGTGGCAAAATATGTTTCAGCACCCTTCAAACATATACATCAACCAATTCAGAGCTAAGGCAGACGTTTCACCAAAGAGTAAATCGTGAAATTCAGTATAAATATAAGTAAACACAGCCCTTACCCCTTTTTCACTAGAGATACTGCCTTTATCATCTTCTTCCTCAGTGCTTGCATCAGAATTAGATCGATGGCTAGTATCAGGGGGTGACTCAGCAGATTTTttattcagattttttttcttatcaTCCTCCCCTTTATTCTGTAGATGTACAATTAAGCATTAAGAGATCAACATAACCTGTGCATTAGTCTTGTCAGGACACCAAAAACGGGGCATATTGTTAGTTCAGGCAGGCCACAGAGTCCTGCCAACTTCTCTGAGCGGCCCAGCTGACTGTCCAGTTAATTTTTAAGCTCACTGCTCAGCTAACTGCTCAGTTAATTATCTTCTGCTCTTAATAATGGTGGAGATCATTCAGAGAGTCTTATTCAAGCTGCCTTGGCCTACCTTCTGCCTACCGCTTCTCTGCAAGCCCTTTTTGCCACCCACCTCCCACCCTTACTACTAAACACGTAAAGGTTTTATCAGACAACATTTGAAAGAGGGGGCTTATTTCAACCCTTTACCTGGTTATCATTAGCtttatttgcattttctttttcttgcttCTCTAGTCGTTTTTTCTGTTTCTGCCTCTGTAGGAAGGGATATAAACAGAACGCAATCAGTACATACTGAAGTGTACAACTGAGGAGTCAAATTGATGGGTGTGCATGCAGGTGTATAAGTGTGTGATCTTCACTCACCATTTTTTTAAGCTTTTTTTTCTCAGCCTTCTTTTTtaatctttcttcttcttctattaATTCTTCTGCCGTCTTTTCTGCCTTCTTTATTTCCTAAAGCACAACAAACATAATTATGAAACATAATTGTTGACACAAAACAATCTTGTAACACATACAATACCTACTGAGAACAGGGGCTAAAGAATATTGAACCCTGTGTTAGATCATGTTGACAGTATTTGCCATTTTACATCATGCAAGATTCCTCCACAGAACATCTCAGCATTTGTTATTAAGCTTGTCCTTTttttaacaaaataataataaaaactactGGTGTTGAGATACAGAGAAGGTATAGTTCAATTTCAAGTTCAAATtcattttattaattaaaaGGGTAATTTGAATGCTGTCAACAATTGGTTTGGCCTTTTTTGTCCCAGTTCAGGCACCGTCTTGATTTAGCACCGATATTGGATACAACCCAAAAacagctttggataaaagtgtgggataatttttatttctcattgaatgtttagtatactatatatatatatatatatatatatatatatatatatatatctaattACCATCCTCTTACTCTGACCCTTGTGTCATCTGAAACCCCTATGTAGGAATGGTTAAGATAACCCCTGTGTCACCGAACTGATGGTGACCCTCAGGATGAGGGGTTGTAAACATTTATCTCTTAAAAAAAACAAGGGCTTTGCATCTCAAAAGAAACTGAACAGCACATTTACTTTGATTTCTTCaaagacaaaaacagacaaaaggaGTCATTCACAATATACATAGGTGTGAACTGCGACAGACACCCAGGAAGGACCTACCTCTCGTGTGATTGGCCGATGTTTAGTGAGTACTGTGACATGACCGGGTCGATGCAGAAAGTTCCGTTTGAGACCGCAGTATGGCCCAGCTGGACGACCCCATTCGTCTGAAGAATCTGAGTCATCTGCTCCATCGTCTGCAACAAGGACAGTCATGAAAGGTCATTAAAAACCTCATCTCCAAAACTCACCCAAAGTCTACATTTTTACCCCTTTAACACTTCCAGGTGTAGGTCCTCCTGTTCCTGCTCTTTGAACTACAATGACTGAATACCCTTCCACAGTTGCTTGGGGTATGCATATCTGTCTGATGGACTGTTTGTACAATTAAGGTGTGAAATCACATGCACGGATTAAATCAcctcaaaaaaaataataaataaataaataaataaataaaaaaacactgtaAACTATTAAAACTGCAAATCATGTGCAAACCATTAAAATGCAAGTACATGATAAATTGTGGGTACGGTGTTaaaataccaaaaaaaaaaaaaaaaaataataataataatataaaaaaagagCTTTAAATTGTCGAAATGTGAGAGTAGGGGGATCGTTATTCTTCCTAGTTCCAACCAtgcagtccagcagctgtcGACAAGCAATGGAAATCATGGGATTTCGGAAGGTATGTATCTGCCAATTAACTTTTTCCCCCCTGCACAATGAAGCACCAACAAAGTAGTTAGCGAACCAGAGTTCAGAGAAGACTGTTAAGAACACCCACTGTTACCAACTGTCCCGCCAGCTCCTCGCTAACTACGTTGATGGCGCTTCGTTTTAAATGTAGGGACACAGACAGGGGCGGAGCCAAAGGGGTGGCCGGGGGGGCACTGGACCCCTCTGAAATCTGATTGGAccccccaggtgccaccccagATGATTGACATATCACTGCACCGCACCGCGACGTCTTGTTGAAAAAgagcctgttgcattttgtAATCGGTTGACTGCTATATCCCCTCCTGTGCAGTAGCTGGCGCTATGTATTACAAAGAGTTGTCATTCACACTGTCCACCAGCAAGCATTatacagagaaggagaagaagagagtcaAACGCTCACAGAGAATATTGCGACAGGGAGGATTTTTTGCACAGGACAGCAGCAGCCTACTTGACGGACAGTGAAATACACGTTCTAAGGTAAGTTTTCTTTTGTAAATAATCATTGTTTAAAGTCACTTTTTTATGTTAAGTTAGGAGAACCTTTTCTGTAGTTTAATTTTTCTGTGATATGTTCCCCTACAAGCCACGAGTAGCCTATCaaggtaacgttaacattacGTTAGTAGCCTAGCTACATCTCATGTCGCCTGTAGCAGCTAACTGTTAGTATCAGCCAACATGCATTTCACATCAGATTGTTATGTAGCATAGTCATATACATACCGtgttttccggactataaggaGTATGAGTCGCATCTATTTAGAAACTTCTTTctcaaaatccaagaccaaagaacagacagactagtctactgtatgacttcaacgAGGTGATCTTTAGTTTCGTTCTACTTACAGTATCTCACTGCCACTTGCAACGCCTTTGAATGAAATCTGCTGCCGTTTACTGGCAATGctacagcggacttaaactgccactaCTGTGGCGATAAGTTGTAGCCTAATACATTTAACGCGAGCTGCATGGAATCACTGAAAGTGCGgttgaagtggccacttctaaatgggacccactgtaggctgTGGCAACACAGCCAAtgcattttttcaaatgtgcttcataaacatacaatactgcactacaaaaaaataaagatctgaattatacttctctcttcacctaaataatgaaggtgaaaggaagttattaagcCTTAATGGTGTTTCCTAAAGGGGGTATTGTTAAACCtgctactactaatactacaaatacaacatgaagaaagTCAAGGACATGCATGTCAGCTTCCTCTCATCCCAGTGTTAAAGTAAATCTGGtcttaaatgaaaatgtatggctgtgttatttttctttttgtgggatgtccaatttatatgtagaaatgcacatttgcaaaggtgacTTAGTATGTGGTcataaaagtggctctccttttgatcttgcactgccaatgtggctctttgaaaaaaaaatagtgaggatCGCTGGCCTAAAGCGTCTGGCATATGATTCTGATAATGCGTGCGCTTGTGTCATTTAATCATAACAGTCTGCATAATCTTTGCAGCTAACCTCTTCTGAACTTGTGTTAAGATAGTTTGTCACTTAATTACTGCCATGACTAGGCCCTACACACTGTTCTACAAGTTTAGTTTGGTAATCAGATTGTTCCTCTGGTCATGGTTAAAACAAACTGCACTACTTCAGGTCATGTCAGTTCATGTCAAAATGGGGTCAGATTGTttagaaattatgttttttttattattattattattatttatttacatacatGCATTTACAAAACTGTAACTGATGAAGTATCTCAAAAATGAAAGCATTTAATATGTCATTAAACTTATATCCGTGCATAAAATAGTACAGCAGAGAACAGGGGTGTTTCCTCCCAAACCAAGTTCTAAATTCCAACCAGATCTGACGGGCAACCATATCAGCTTTCATTGGACCTAATATTTGGAAATTGTGAAGTTCTCACACTTGTACTTAAGCTATTTTGGCTTTGCTGGAATTTGGAAAGTACCTTGAACAATGCTCTgatttctttgtctctttctctgctcagATTGCCGTTGGACTGACAAGTGGTCTACACTTCTGACTCAGTGAGGAGAAAGTAATCACTTGTGTCTTTGTTAGTTTTGgggtgctgtgtgagtgtctgtctgtctgtctgtgtgtttctgtgttagtTTTGGGGTGCTATGTGGGTGTCTTTTTCACACTGCATCTTGAGTTGGGGCCCATGGCTTTCTCCTAGGTGTGAGTATGGTTCATTTAGTGATTCTTCCTAGTGTGcccagctttgtgtgtgtgtgtgtctgtctgtctgtctaagtTGAAGTGCACCATTTAAGAAGCAAACACTATGTGACAGAATCCTGAAAAGAATCACATCTGGGACTTAATTACTGTCATGACTAGGGCCTACACTGTTCTACAAGTTTAGTTTGGTAATCAGACTGTTCCTCTGGTCatggttaaaaaaaatcatgtcatatcagttcatgtcaaaatgaggtcaaattgttttgaatttgttttttattattattattagtagtattatTTACATATTGTACGTTTTGTATTAACATTGTTAATAAACTGTAGATTTTACACACAAATCTCCTGTGTGCTTAAGATGCACTTCATgaaaacatttcaacatttaCAGATTTTGATTGCAATTGATTGTGTTTCTTGAACATTCATTGTTGTAGTCTGTGGACCCCCTGAAATAGCTTTGGCCACCCTCTGGCCACCCCAAGGGTAAAAGTCTAGCTCCGCCACTGGACACAGACCAAGCTGCTGACGAGGTTTGGTGccgttttgaacaatattacggGTTAAAAATGCTTTAGGAAGCGTTTGGCTCATTGCCCTTAAATTGGGATTTGGGGACATGCTTATAACGGGGagagctctgtagtggttgatcaacgaaaGGTACAGTCTCAACGGCTTTATTTGATGTGTGTTTAAATGCAGAAAAAGACACTGGGATAAATTTCGCCGGTAACACATTAAGTTAACCCAATGCTGCACTTTTTAGAGTGCACTTATCTATTTACTTCATTCGTGGCAACTGAATATATCTGCGGTGTCAAATGCCACAGCAACTCCAATAATAAGGCAAAGTCAGTCGGTACATGTACGGACATGAACTGGCGTGAAAACTGCCTTACCAAAATCTAAGCCCAAAGCGTCCATCAAATTGAATCGTCTTCTTCCATTGATCATACCCACAAAGGGCTCCTTAAATAAGAATATGAGATTAACGTTAGAAACGTTCACCTTCCAAAATACAGACTTTTAATGACAAAATACAATAGTCCTCAATACTGAGACGAAATTAAAATCATTTGTTTAATGAATGCATGTCTTGAACAtttaaaagacaaaaaatgcgTTATCACGTCTAAAAACAAAGAGAAACGTTACTTACATGTGAATGCATGATTTGCGTACCCATCAGAAGATCTGCAGGGGAAACAACGTAACTTAATACAGTGTCTCACATCTTGACAACATGTTAACAGTTCCTGCCATGTTAATCTACATATCCCTGTCAATCATGAACAGCATGGACACCTACATACCTGCGCCATTCGCATttgttagcaagctaactaaaTAGCAGAACGAGTTCGACATGAACAAACTTCGAAACAAGCTGGTTAAGCATCAACGTTGATAAACAAAGAAAGTCAGCATTTTCCTTGACGCTTATTCATGGTAATTTTACCTTGAGTCCACCCAGTTGAAGACATCGTTGCATTCGTATGTCCCAATATGAGTTTGAAAAAGCACACACGTTCAGACTGCAAAAAAAGTACACCTCACTAGTCTTGCTTGCTTCGATCAATCTaccttcttcctcttcccttcGCCCTTTTCATGGTATGCTGCGCATGCGCATTCTCCGCCTCAATGGATTGTGGTTTTTTGGTGGCTTTTTAGGTGCTCCACCCGGATCCCCCCCActacattttgaaaaatgctAAAACTACTTGGGAAAGGGCCTAGGGTGAAATGGGCACGGAGCAAGGGGGCTGAGGTGGGGAGAGGTGAGGTTGGCCCCGAGGGGCGAAACTCCCGACGAACTTTTCAAAACgaattaatgatgaaaatatATCATTTCAGCTGGGGGGAAATAGGTCAAACTTAAAACCCGGCCACATAAAATGATGTCATTGTCTGTTCAATTTGTGCTTTTTGAAGTCATTTCTGTCTTCCTAACCGTTTGGGGCAGTGTGATCCATAAGGTGTGATCTGAGTCTGGTGTGGTGTAGTTCTAATTTATTCCCGCCTAAGTTTCCGGGCTTTGCTGCTTCCTAGCAACCAGCAGCCTCACTTGGATACCAACGGTGCAGCGCGCAGGCGCACTCACTAATCAACAACATGGAGCCCGAAGAGAGTCCTAGAGATGGGAAGCGTATAAACAGAGTAAGTCTCATGTAAATAGTTGTCAAAATTGTCGTTGCAATTAATACTACATATCATTTGCTCTTTCCGATGTTTCGGAAAGACTCATATCAAACTTATCTGGCCTTGTTGAAACAAACTAGTGATGCGATCCGTTGCTAACTTTAGCTTGGCTAACTTTGTGTTAACGTTAACATAACAGAACAGCTCAACAAGTGGTACATTTTTAAGTGGTTGGTAACATTAGTTCTGGCATTGCAGTGTAACTTTTTAACACTAAGCGTTTATAAACGTAGGCAATGGTTGGTGTGTTTTATTTCTGGAACATTACCGTGTGAATGTTAACGTTAGTTTCGTTTCACTTAATgtctaacgttataacgttatcGATAGCTTGCTAGCTACTCAAGCTAATTAGCTAACTTTCTAGCGGCAAGTTTATGTTAACATACTTTCAAATATTCGACATTCTTTGATACTGTGTCTGGAGCTTTGCCGCTTATGCACACATCAAAAATTGCTTAATGTCTTATAGAGTCATAGTCAGGATTTGTAGTTATTTCCAATGTGCACAGGGAGCCACTCTCCAGCATAGTTGTCGGAGGATGATTGCCTGACAGTGAATAGGTCTAAGCATAATTATACAAATCACTTAATGTTGAAAAATCAGGTAATCCGGACAGGCATGAGATGACATGTCTGAACAATAAACATTATCAGCGACAGCCAAAATTATTAATCTATAATCAGAGTGTGATAGTTATGGTCCAGTTGTCCCTTCCATCAattaaatatggctatgtagtatggacaatgtatgaacaacatgtacataaatgtgcagtgtagtagcagtaacattctAAGAatagtaagaataatatagatatatgcagtgtattaacataatatattataagaaaaacagaataaatatgaatattcTGTATGAACCCCAgagtttcccacagaatttaattatatttgtggtggttggtttgcagaattaacttgaatgcaacagtatTTAACACATTAGCGcagcatggttatgatgctaaccagatttaagcacaatttagtagaaCCTgtaaaaatcattgtgtggtggtcaatgttgatattgtggtgggccgccacaaataagtcaatgtatgggaaacactgaacccTATAGACAGATATGTTCATACAGACCATGTACcgtatgtacagctatgtgcagtgcgGTAtaagtaccattgtagtgcagaaacaggaacattataagagtagtaagtgtatgtgcaggatgatcgtaagaagagcagtagaatatggctatgtataagtgtaattatttacaaataatagaacactatgggctAGTGCAGTGGTCCGGGGGGTGGGCGTGGGGTCCGCAAGATgcttgtccctgtcaaggttgccatggtcatgGACACCTTAATAGGCAATTGTCCGGGAGAGAGGGGGCTGTTGATGGGCAAAAGTCCACACCAAGTCTCTTGTTTACAATGGCATGCAAACAGGACTACGTCTGTTATCATGTGCTATGCTCACAGCAATCCAAACTATTCTCATCTGTGGTTCCCCAACGGTTGAACGGGCTACCAGTTGCTACCAGAGCAGGGGCGTCGCTCTCTATCTTCAAAAACCTCTTGAAGACTCAACTGTCCCAAGAGTAgccttcctcctcttctatcACCCAACAACCAACACACTTACTATGTCATTCTTATGTCTTTTATCTATTCCTCTGTTGTATAGTATTTACACAGTTGTCTCTTGTTCGCACTGTACGTGGATTGTTCTTTACTTTTTGTGAGTCTTGTGGTGGACTAAATTCTTCTGGTACTGCATTTTAGTTTAGTTAGTATCATCTTCACCCATTTATCTTCAACTGTTTGTTTATGAATGGTACAGGAAAACTGGATTATGTCCTAGACTAGTAAGGCTATATCTGCCGGAGTTGCTTACAGCAGCATTGAAAGCCTTTGATGCTGACAAACCCTATAATAATGGGATTGTAAAGGTAATGACATTTTCTCAATtcatccatctgtctgtctctctctctctctctctctctctctctctctctgataatcAGACAATGGAGGAGTGGTACCAACTTCCTGCAGAAGAGGACAGCAGTCAGCTGCCACCTCAAGAACTCTCTCAGCATAACGCCTCCTATGGTCAGACTGGCAGAGGGGCTTGGGGCCTGCATCACCCCAATGACCAGT
Above is a genomic segment from Alosa alosa isolate M-15738 ecotype Scorff River chromosome 19, AALO_Geno_1.1, whole genome shotgun sequence containing:
- the si:dkey-33c12.4 gene encoding tetratricopeptide repeat protein 31; its protein translation is MSSTGWTQDLLMGTQIMHSHEPFVGMINGRRRFNLMDALGLDFDDGADDSDSSDEWGRPAGPYCGLKRNFLHRPGHVTVLTKHRPITREEIKKAEKTAEELIEEEERLKKKAEKKKLKKMRQKQKKRLEKQEKENANKANDNQNKGEDDKKKNLNKKSAESPPDTSHRSNSDASTEEEDDKGSISSEKGHQKKKKQLQKKIYNKTNDEQTINYNEAVSIKEVKSKTRQFNSDASSDEDEEKESMQSDLEDLDMSSCFVSNAAAAFAKRKQEKAKEKKEKMAKKTADSVKDSQKHCTEQQNTKPHQKEVIPLSTQSPVKVDSERNVADLIARSMELAYMGNQYAASGDLERAVKYFTDAIIHNPTEYKLFGNRAFCFEKMQQYEKSLMDANVALSMNPQWIKGLYRKGRALTGLKRYMEAMVVYKEVLTLDKSCAEAAQELIKVQILQLTEMGFTKEQSTNAMVIYGSVEKALDALSGLQGSFIPTKPSAQEWVQVDKHSQSPKPISQGAPQVQQPVPHIQPRLPASSQPKLIKPELFPIWVGCPVPTLTEAFIYDLFNQVGPVHSVKVLRNKGCAFVNYIRKEDSDEAIKKLHGYIVASGTPLQVRYPDRIHPHLGVSKAAAVEHNDKLPDECHFWRTIGCIKNQHCQYRHVPENKGIDRNKVK